In Desulfovibrio sp. Fe33, the genomic window GTGGATCTTCTGGACAAGCGCGGGCCGTCCCTGGGCTGCGCCTGCCAGCTCTGCGCTTCGCTGGCCGTTACCGAGGCGTTGCGGCTGCTGCTGGACCGCAAGGGCGTGAAGCCCGTTCCGCATTACCTTCAGTTCGATCCCTACGTTCGCAAGCTTGTCCGGGGACGGTTGCGGATGGGCAACCGCAATCCTGTGCAGCGGCTGAAGCTGTGGATATCCAAGAATTATCTGTTGGATCGGAACAAGATCATCGGGCCGGTCAAGCCTCCCCAGCCGGACCTCGTTGCCGACGGCGCGGCCGCTGTGCGCGAGTATGTCATCCGGGCCGGGATGCAGGCTCCCTCCGGCGATAACTGCCAGCCGTGGCGGTTCTCGGCGGAAGACGGCCGGATATCCCTTCTGCTCGACAAGGGGGTGGACGAGAGCTTCTTCAACGTTCGGCAGGCCGCTTCCATCGTGGCCTGCGGCGCGGCAATGGAGAACATGACCCTGGCGGCGCAGGCCTGCGGTCTGGAGCCGGAGGTGGAATTTGCCCCGGAGGACGGCCTCGGCGTGACGCCTCTGGCCGCGCTTACCCTGAATGAAGGGCGGGAGGTCCGCGAACCCGTGTTGCACGACGCCATCTGGCAGCGTTGCACCAATCGCAAATTTTATCGCAAGAAGCCGGTTTCGGACGGTGTGTGGGATCATGTACGGGAGGCCGTGGAGCGTTTTTCCGGCGTCCGGCTGCAATGGATTTCCGGGGCCGACAGCCTGAAAACCTTCGCTGGGTCGGTGTACCTTGCCGACCGGATTCGAACCGAGCATCGCGGGCTTCATGAACACCTGAACGCCATGATCCGATTCAGCCGCAAGGACGCCGAGGAAACCCGGGACGGGTTGCCGATCGACAACCTGGAGGCCGGGCGGATGGGCAACCTCTTTCTCAAGGCGACCAAACCGTGGCCGGTCATGAATACGCTCAACGCGCTTGGCGCCGCGCGTGGCGTGGCCGCGCATTCGGCCAAGGGCATTCGCTGTTCGGGAGGCGTAGGTCTGGTCAGCGCGCA contains:
- a CDS encoding ThiF family adenylyltransferase; its protein translation is MRHKLDLFHIASHNAYQEAAFCRNLGLLDANDQNRLQRSVVAVAGLGGVGGGHLITLARSGVGGFKLADFDRFDTVNVNRQYGATVPAFGREKLRVMKENVLGVNPHLSLEVFEEGVTEANVDAFLDGADLVLDGLDFFVFEVRRMVFKKALEKGIPVITAGPMGFSSALLVFTPDGMGFDEYFDIREEDTYIERILKFAMGLSPRATHFRYVDMDFVDLLDKRGPSLGCACQLCASLAVTEALRLLLDRKGVKPVPHYLQFDPYVRKLVRGRLRMGNRNPVQRLKLWISKNYLLDRNKIIGPVKPPQPDLVADGAAAVREYVIRAGMQAPSGDNCQPWRFSAEDGRISLLLDKGVDESFFNVRQAASIVACGAAMENMTLAAQACGLEPEVEFAPEDGLGVTPLAALTLNEGREVREPVLHDAIWQRCTNRKFYRKKPVSDGVWDHVREAVERFSGVRLQWISGADSLKTFAGSVYLADRIRTEHRGLHEHLNAMIRFSRKDAEETRDGLPIDNLEAGRMGNLFLKATKPWPVMNTLNALGAARGVAAHSAKGIRCSGGVGLVSAQSPDVESLFMAGRALERAWLTFTHYGIRFQPAAAPALFRLRWLLEGEESFSPAHRKLLGRSWAAAEECFPGFLAGYPVLFFRVGFGPRIKYGTYRKPLSSFKAD